A genomic stretch from Coregonus clupeaformis isolate EN_2021a chromosome 23, ASM2061545v1, whole genome shotgun sequence includes:
- the LOC121577330 gene encoding P2Y purinoceptor 8-like, with amino-acid sequence MLPFYMNLNVCLIIGSLCEVIVTMAWSTNSTKLDNITLSLFQNATASTAISIIYIVVTAINLTGNGLSMWLLLFRTSPKTPSIIFMINLTLTDLALGLVLPFQIMYQMQGYNWSLGPGICRLLTLVFFANMYCSILTMTAISGDRYLGICWPMLFRETRERKSFAVIGCLAMWTVVLSVLYPLMTTDLTFHVPELGITTCFDVLKRDMLPSMEAWAAFLLALFVILFLIPFCITVFCYVGIIRKLARVSKTNQKEKAIRLAVTVLTVFTLCFAPNNILLLAHTIRRLFYGDSLYMAYKLTLSLSCLNSCLDPFIYYFASREFRQKLRQMLRLRTLSSLDTGKTDPHRESLYSAQYVSGGQGGENRVSVKQHC; translated from the exons ATGCTACCCTTTTACATGAATCTAAATGTCTGTCTGATCATAGGTAGTTTGTGTGAAGTcattgtcaccatggcctggagTACCAACAGCACCAAACTGGACAACATCACCTTGTCCCTGTTCCAGAACGCAACAGCCAGCACAGCTATCTCCATCATCTACATCGTGGTCACCGCCATCAACCTGACAGGAAACGGCCTCTCCATGTGGCTTCTCCTCTTCCGTACCTCTCCCAAAACTCCCTCCATCATCTTCATGATCAACCTGACCCTGACAGACCTGGCCTTGGGCCTCGTCCTGCCCTTCCAGATCATGTATCAGATGCAGGGGTATAACTGGAGCCTGGGCCCGGGCATATGCAG GCTCCTGACCCTGGTGTTCTTTGCCAACATGTACTGCTCAATTCTAACTATGACGGCCATCAGTGGAGACCGCTACCTGGGCATCTGTTGGCCCATGCTCTTCCGTGAGACCAGGGAAAGGAAGTCATTCGCTGTGATCGGCTGCTTGGCCATGTGGACAGTCGTCCTATCTGTCCTGTACCCACTCATGACAACCGACCTGACGTTCCACGTTCCAGAACTCGGGATCACCACCTGCTTTGACGTTCTGAAGAGGGACATGCTTCCATCAATGGAGGCCTGGGCTGCCTTCCTCCTTGCCCTGTTTGTCATCCTCTTCCTCATCCCGTTCTGCATCACTGTGTTCTGCTACGTCGGCATCATCCGCAAGCTGGCCCGAGTTTCCAAGACCAACCAGAAAGAGAAAGCTATACGTCTCGCCGTCACCGTCCTAACGGTCTTCACGCTTTGCTTCGCTCCCAACAACATCCTCCTCCTGGCTCACACCATCCGGAGGCTCTTCTACGGGGACTCCCTCTACATGGCCTACAAGCTGactctctccctcagttgcctCAACAGCTGCCTCGACCCTTTCATCTACTACTTTGCCTCTAGGGAGTTCCGTCAAAAGCTGAGGCAGATGCTAAGGCTGAGAACACTGAGCAGTCTGGACACAGGGAAGACAGACCCGCACCGAGAGAGCCTGTACTCTGCCCAGTATGTGTCTGGGGGTCAGGGTGGAGAGAACAGAGTTTCTGTTAAACAACACTGTTAA